The window GACGGATATATGGTAAAAAAAAGCAATCAAGCTTTTTTATGTCGAATCAGTAAACAGGCAGCGAAAGAAGGATTATCTTTTGCTGCCTTAGGAGAGATATTAATTCGACGCATTAAAGAAAGATTTGCTCAGGTAGAAAATGTACAAGTTTTCTATATTACTTCTCCTTCCGCCCAATTTCATAAATGGCAAGCTATCGCCGAAGAAATTTCCCAAGCTTTGAAAAAAGTCAAGGAAGCTGTATGGCAAAACCGTGGAATCAATGTTAATGAGTGTTTTAAGCTAGGACATTGCGGAAAGTGCTCGTCCAAAGATGTATGTGATAAAGCACGTGAAATTGGCCTTGAAATAGTAAATAAAATGAAGCCGGCATGATGAGTTGCGGAATAAATCATTATTGGATACAAAATAGAAAGAAGGATTTAAGGTGGAACGGAAAATAATAGCCGTTTGCGGTAAGGGTGGTGTTGGGAAAACAGCCTTTACATCTATGATGACCAAAGTTCTGGCAGAACAGAAAGCCACGGGGAAGCTTTTGGTAATCGATGCGGATCCGGCACTTGGCTTGCCCTTCGCGCTGGGCGTTACAACAGATTTGACGATTGGTAAAGTGCGCGAAGAAATAATAAAAGCAGCTCAAGATGGCGAAACGGACAAAGACGCACTTGCAGAAAAAATGGATTATATGATTTTTAATGCGTTAGTGGAACAAGCGAGCTTTTCCTTTTTGGCAATGGGCTGTATGGACAGAAAAGGCTGCTTTTGCGCCTTAAACGATCTTTTACGCGATGCAATTGCACAACTTTCTATTACCTTCGATACGATTTTGATTGACGGTGAAGCTGGGTTAGAGCAAATCAATCGTCAGGTTGTAGATAAAGTGAATACATTAATTATTGTCACAGATACATCTTATCGAGGTATGGAGACAGTTAAACATATTAAAC is drawn from Veillonellales bacterium and contains these coding sequences:
- a CDS encoding AAA family ATPase, producing MERKIIAVCGKGGVGKTAFTSMMTKVLAEQKATGKLLVIDADPALGLPFALGVTTDLTIGKVREEIIKAAQDGETDKDALAEKMDYMIFNALVEQASFSFLAMGCMDRKGCFCALNDLLRDAIAQLSITFDTILIDGEAGLEQINRQVVDKVNTLIIVTDTSYRGMETVKHIKQLVDNGYVPACDQIGVIFNRSRDEVSSLETMAQEIGVPVFGVIPYDTLVEKHDLAGKPLLELPDDSVALQAVTEIVKRIK